From Toxorhynchites rutilus septentrionalis strain SRP chromosome 2, ASM2978413v1, whole genome shotgun sequence, a single genomic window includes:
- the LOC129765666 gene encoding uncharacterized protein LOC129765666, producing MAPPKGGGKKKKPNELTPKLEGHREGPKFVVIKRNNGSFEKVSPVFIHKGIKSICGEPLNVVKLRDGTLLVKTTSINQANQLLRCKKMFDMEIAVEENAKLNQSKGIVTCADLRYATEEEIEEDLEKQGVCKIEVMMSKRDGNLNPTNSFILTFKSTGIPETVKVGYHVLRVRLFIPRPMRCYQCQLFGHSSKFCMEKEKLWFYRARIVV from the exons ATGGCCCCTCCAAAAGGAGgaggaaagaagaaaaaaccaaACGAACTGACTCCTAAGCTCGAAGGCCATCGTGAGGGTCCGAAATTCGTCGTCATTAAACGCAATAATGGGTCTTTCGAAAAGGTTAGCCCAGTTTTCATCCATAAAGGTATAAAAAGCATCTGCGGGGAACCTTTGAACGTCGTCAAGCTGAGGGATGGAACGCTACTAGTAAAAACTACTAGTATCAACCAGGCCAATCAGCTTCTCCGctgcaaaaaaatgtttgacatGGAAATTGCGGTGGAAGAAAACGCAAAGCTAAATCAATCTAAGGGGATTGTTACATGCGCTGATCTTAGATACGCTACTGAAGAGGAAATAGAGGAAGATCTGGAGAAACAAGGAGTTTGTAAAATTGAAGTCATGATGAGCAAGAGGGACGGTAACTTGAATCCTACCAACAGTTTCATTCTTACGTTCAAATCCACTGGAATCCCTGAGACTGTTAAAGTTGGATACCATGTTCTACGTGTACGTCTGTTCATACCCAGACCGATGAGGTGCTACCAATGTCAATTATTCGGTCACTCATCCAAGTTCTGTATGGAGAAAGAG AAACTGTGGTTCTACAGAGCACGCATCGTGGTCTAA